In Ostrea edulis chromosome 4, xbOstEdul1.1, whole genome shotgun sequence, a single window of DNA contains:
- the LOC125670580 gene encoding mitochondrial thiamine pyrophosphate carrier-like isoform X1, whose product MVGYTPEKETQLFASEQALAGAVSGAVSRALFQPFDVLKIRFQLQIEPLKRSETSKYWGITQATTSIIREEGVLALWKGHVPAQLLSVLYGTVQFVAFEVTTKLAWRVLPEDVYSDHKPLTHLLCGGMAGCASTLVIQPVDVMRTRLISQGKQKLYSSMINGMVTITRTEGVRGLYRGILPAMSQIAPQIGLQFSFYTLLRDLWKKLLHKNGEEILEIQGSAVCGSGAGLISKTLIYPLDVIKKRLQVQGFEEARSEFGSTRHYRGMRHCLFTIAKEEGIIKGFYKGLTPSLWKAALVSGSSFYVYEKICQLLEFRKKRDRICRSDDKI is encoded by the exons ATGGTGGGGTATACGCCTGAGAAGGAAACTCAGCTGTTTGCCTCTGAACAGGCTTTGGCAGGAGCAGTTTCCGGAGCAGTCAGTCGTGCTTTATTTCAACCATTTGATGTACTCAAAATCCGATTTCAA CTTCAGATCGAGCCATTAAAAAGATCTGAGACATCAAAATACTGGGGTATTACACAAGCCACCACCTCAATCATCAGAGAGGAGGGTGTCTTAGCTCTGTGGAAAGGACATGTTCCAGCCCAACTTCTGTCTGTTTTGTATGGAACCGTGCAA TTTGTGGCTTTTGAGGTCACCACAAAATTAGCCTGGCGAGTTCTGCCCGAAGATGTATACAGTGACCACAAGCCCCTGACACACCTTCTTTGTGGGGGTATGGCAGGGTGTGCATCAACCCTAGTGATACAGCCTGTAGATGTCATGAGAACAAGACTTATATCTCAGGGGAAACAGAAA CTGTATTCTTCCATGATAAATGGGATGGTAACTATTACTCGCACTGAGGGGGTGCGTGGTCTTTATCGAGGTATCCTGCCAGCCATGTCACAGATAGCCCCTCAGATAGGACTTCAGTTCAGCTTCTATACTCTCTTAAGAGACCTCTGGAAAAAGCTCTTGCATAAAAATGGAGAAGAAATTTTAG AAATTCAAGGCAGTGCTGTTTGTGGATCAGGTGCTGGGCTCATTTCTAAAACCCTGATTTACCCATTAGATGTGATAAAAAAGAGATTACAAGTTCAGGGATTTGAAGAAGCACGTTCAGAGTTTGGCAGCACACGCCATTATAGAGGAATGAGACATTGTTTATTCACGATTGCGAAAGAGGAAGGTATCATTAAAGGGTTTTACAAAGGTCTGACCCCAAGTCTATGGAAGGCAGCACTTGTATCTGGTTCCAGTTTTTATGTGTACGAAaaaatttgtcagttgttggaATTCAGAAAGAAAAGAGATAGAATATGTAGGAGTGATGATAagatttga